The nucleotide sequence TTTTGCAGGTTGATCCGAAATTATTGCCCAAAATTTCTAGAGAATTTACTCAATCTGAAATTCCTGCACCCAACTTTTCACCCAGATTTTTCAACTCATTAAATTGTCTAACGAAAATTCTCAACTCTTTCAGGGATTTTTCCGTTTTTCAAAAACATCAGGCTCACAATATAATGCTCCCTGAAATGTCTTTAACCAGTCGAAAATTCTTATTAGACTTGTATCGAGAAGATATTTTACAGTGTCAAGATTTAATTAGACGAGACTTATCAGCTTGGCTCAAACCTGATTTTTTTTAACCTCAATCAACAAAATTATTACCCGGAAAAACAATGGTTATTACACTAACAGCATCAACTTTATCTAGCGGAATATCAATTAATGCCCCAACCCATTCCACCACTCTTGCTGAATATCTTCAAACAATACCCAAAGTGGCAGTTTCTCTTCCCACTACAGCCACAGGTACACTTTTAACGGCAATGGGGCGATACACCGCTAATGACTCGGTTTGGAGGATACGTAATGGAATAGGATTATCTAAATTAAGTGCTTATGGCGGTGGTTTTACTGCTCAATATGACTCCCTTCCTACAGCAACCGATACTTTCGTTTTATCTCCAATTTTCAAAACCCATGTTCTTGAAACGGCTGGTGGAACTCTTGTTAAAGCGGCAGGAACTCAAATTTTTAATAATAGTTCTCCTCTGAATGATACCGATCAATACACCATCAATGGGTCTAATGGCAATGATACTTTAAGCGGCGCTAATGCTGCTGATACTATCGAGGGAAAAGGAGGAAATGATACCTTAACCGGGGGAAGCGGCAGTGATCACTTTGTCTTTAGCCATCAAGGAGTAGATGTCATAACAGATTTTTCTGCCTCAGATAATGATGTATTTGCGATAAAATCTGCTAACTATGATGCTGTTGCCGCTCCTAATACTCCTTTAACAACCGGAGAGGCTTTAAATGCACAAGCTAATAGCTACATCATGATTGACACTTCAGAAAAAATTGCTTCAGTATCATCAGGTAATTCTCGGTTGGCTTATAACACCAGTAACAACACATTGCTTTATGACAATGATGGTAACTGGTCAAATGGCGGTGC is from Gloeothece verrucosa PCC 7822 and encodes:
- a CDS encoding calcium-binding protein, with protein sequence MVITLTASTLSSGISINAPTHSTTLAEYLQTIPKVAVSLPTTATGTLLTAMGRYTANDSVWRIRNGIGLSKLSAYGGGFTAQYDSLPTATDTFVLSPIFKTHVLETAGGTLVKAAGTQIFNNSSPLNDTDQYTINGSNGNDTLSGANAADTIEGKGGNDTLTGGSGSDHFVFSHQGVDVITDFSASDNDVFAIKSANYDAVAAPNTPLTTGEALNAQANSYIMIDTSEKIASVSSGNSRLAYNTSNNTLLYDNDGNWSNGGAMVMANVTLTGNLSANNFSFI